From Paraglaciecola sp. L1A13:
CCAGCAATATATCAAAAGCCGTCCCTGCGGTTTTGGTGGTGCACGAAAACCGCGGCTTAAACCCTTATATAAAAGACGTGGCCCGCAGGTTAGCCAAACAAGGTTTTATCGCCTTTGCCCCCGATGCTTTATTTCCCCTTGGTGGATATCCTGGTAATGATGAGAAAGGCAAAGAAATGCAGCGTAGTATGGATCGCCAAAAGATAGAAAATGACTTTATCGCTGCTGCCAATTTTATTAAGCAGCACGAGAAAACAACTGATAAATTAGGTGTGGTCGGTTTTTGTTTTGGGGGTTACATCAGTAATTTTTTAGCCGCTAAAATACCCGACGTAATTAATGCAGCGGTGCCGTTTTATGGTACTCCCGCCGCCGAAAACTTAGTGAGTCAGGTCAAAGGACCACTATTGCTTAATTTCGCTGAAAACGACAGCCGAGTAAATGCAAGTTGGCCAGCATACGAAAGCACATTAAAAGCCAATGGCGTGGACTACGAAGCGCATATTTATCCCGGCACCCAACATGGTTTTCATAACGACTCTACCAGCCGCTATGACCCAAAGGCAGCGGAGTTAGCATGGTCTCGCACCGTCGCTTTCTTTAAGGCTAATCTGCTTAACAGCTAAATAAAAAGGGCTGGACATATAATACTTGCCCAGCCCTTTAATACATTGTGTAAGTAACTTAACTAACGACTACAGAAACCATTTCCGTTGCCTGCTGATGCGATAGTGCCATTTAGCTGCTGTGTCATGTTTTCTACTCGATAATTGATGAACGATGTTAATCCGTAAAAGCTCCCCACTGTGGTGGTTTGATTTTGCTCATATTCAGAAAATGAGTAAAAAGCGGTCGGATCATTAGCCACATGTTCACCAATAAGTGTATCTATATCTGCTACTCGCTCAGCAAATGCACTGCTAGAGAGTGGTCCATCAATGAGTTGATTTAAGTAAGCATGGTACGTATCTAGGTTATCACTGCTGGCTAATGCAAGCGCCACTAGGGGTTTATCGGCAAGCGCTCCGTCAGTGGGCTCATCGATATACAATTCGCGAATATCAGCACTGTTGCATCCTTGACTAAAGGAACCGAACGACTCGTTTAAATCCCAAGGCAACATAGTAAATACGTTATCTTGATCATAGATATAATAGTTATGGGCAAGCGAGCCGTGATAACTATCAAGGTTCGATAACGACACGCTAACCGATAAATAACGCAACACAGAATCTTGGTCAATCACACTTAAACCATCGCTGTATTCCATGTCATAAACGAAGTCCATAAATGCGCCGTTGTCTGAACTGTCTTCGTTAGTCTTTAATTCAACACCGCTGTAACTCGAAAAGTTGTCATCTATATATTGTAAATCGCTACCGGTGCCATCAGGTTTGTATAAATCGCCATTAGTATTACTGAAATGCTTAGCAAGAAACTGCTCATTGACAAACTCCACCAGCAAATACAGTCCTTTCAACTCGCCATTCACATAGACATTAACGTAGCTATGATCAGGCGCCGCCACGCCCATTTCGTCCATCAATTCGTAGGCTATATACTCGCGCATATAAGATGGGTCGTTGTACATATTATTGAGCACAAACTTCTTCATGCCCAATAGCTTCTGGCCGCTCACGTATTCATTCACATCTATATTAAAACTAAAGCGTTCGCTATTCGATTGGTAAACAGATTGCAGGCTTGAATTACCCTTAGTGCGTATTGCTACTTCATCCAGCGTTACGCCTTTAAAAGTAACCGATGTAATGTGATATTCTTCATCTAAGGCATTATCGAGTAAGTCTTGCCATTGATCTTCGTCGATTTCAAAATAAATAGACTCCACTACATCTTTGGCGTAGATATCAGGCAGTTGATTGGCCGTCCCCTGTGTGACAGCCAGCGTGTTGATCGCCCAACTTCCGTCCGTTGAAAGGCCATAGCTGTATCCTTGTGAAACATCGCTTTCTTGCCACTCTAAATAATCGACTGTCTCGTCATTTTTGATTAAGCTCAGTTCGTCCTCTTTACCTAGCTTAAAGGGCACATAGTCACTGCCAGGGTCTTCGTCGGTGGCATAGATTACAATATATCCACCCGCTTCAAGGGTAACCTCAGGCAAGGTGACAGGGTCGATATCATCACTGCTATCAAGCACCTGATAATCACTCAGCAGGATAGCGCTGGCGCTGTTGTTATATAGCTCAAACCAAT
This genomic window contains:
- a CDS encoding dienelactone hydrolase family protein — translated: MSHIDPKQIPQQAFDWYDEYAHGDMDRRTFMSRLASLSVAGLSIGTLSGALTPNYALAEQVSFNDEAITASYQKFPSPDGYGEGQGYLVLPSNISKAVPAVLVVHENRGLNPYIKDVARRLAKQGFIAFAPDALFPLGGYPGNDEKGKEMQRSMDRQKIENDFIAAANFIKQHEKTTDKLGVVGFCFGGYISNFLAAKIPDVINAAVPFYGTPAAENLVSQVKGPLLLNFAENDSRVNASWPAYESTLKANGVDYEAHIYPGTQHGFHNDSTSRYDPKAAELAWSRTVAFFKANLLNS
- a CDS encoding CotH kinase family protein, whose translation is MTRSSIYQLLVVLMITASLSACGSSDSSSDSTESEIIVDDSDTDESTSLALVVNEIVAAATDDGNDWIELYANTDIADLSIYSLVDDSADHALQALPEIALSAGEFIVIQAIDESDTPPDDGYYVTFKLGGDDAVYLYESDTLISQLDWQDGEAEEGYSYGLYVDGTGSAQTMLPTQGTANEELTEDVVVTDTIINNDAQLRINEVVAKDADDGYDWIEFYASGDDAVFLGDYSVSDEGGELFSLPDVTIAAGEFYRVYATTDELDDFATVGFKLGSSDEVSLFLDTDLIDQLSWDSGEALIGFSYGRYPDGSDATATLAATPVAANSSASHGPLVINEVVASAEDDGNDWFELYNNSASAILLSDYQVLDSSDDIDPVTLPEVTLEAGGYIVIYATDEDPGSDYVPFKLGKEDELSLIKNDETVDYLEWQESDVSQGYSYGLSTDGSWAINTLAVTQGTANQLPDIYAKDVVESIYFEIDEDQWQDLLDNALDEEYHITSVTFKGVTLDEVAIRTKGNSSLQSVYQSNSERFSFNIDVNEYVSGQKLLGMKKFVLNNMYNDPSYMREYIAYELMDEMGVAAPDHSYVNVYVNGELKGLYLLVEFVNEQFLAKHFSNTNGDLYKPDGTGSDLQYIDDNFSSYSGVELKTNEDSSDNGAFMDFVYDMEYSDGLSVIDQDSVLRYLSVSVSLSNLDSYHGSLAHNYYIYDQDNVFTMLPWDLNESFGSFSQGCNSADIRELYIDEPTDGALADKPLVALALASSDNLDTYHAYLNQLIDGPLSSSAFAERVADIDTLIGEHVANDPTAFYSFSEYEQNQTTTVGSFYGLTSFINYRVENMTQQLNGTIASAGNGNGFCSR